In Desulfurellaceae bacterium, one DNA window encodes the following:
- a CDS encoding MBL fold metallo-hydrolase yields the protein MKQVMYCGVWLGVFVLSASLSLAQQDFSEVEVSATPVNGAVHMLRANPAAGNIGVLVGADGLLIVDDQFAPLADKIQLALAGLADGPLRFILNTHWHGDHTGGNATFGQQAPVIAHTNVRKRLMTEQNIGGRAIPAAPQAAWPVVTFDESVSIHFNGEEIRVVHFPRGHTDGDSVVFFTGSNVVHMGDHFFAGSFPFVDLDSGGDVEQFAANIATVLDQLADDVRVIPGHGPLSSKDELRAYHRMLVETTDIVRQRIAAEQSLEQITQAGFPDEWKDWQAGMISAERWIAIIHRSLTQQ from the coding sequence ATGAAACAGGTGATGTACTGCGGCGTCTGGCTCGGTGTGTTTGTCTTGAGCGCCAGCCTCAGCCTTGCCCAGCAGGATTTCAGCGAAGTGGAGGTCAGCGCCACCCCGGTCAATGGGGCGGTCCACATGCTGAGGGCCAACCCTGCGGCCGGCAATATCGGCGTGTTGGTCGGGGCCGACGGGCTACTGATTGTTGACGATCAGTTTGCGCCCCTGGCCGACAAGATTCAGCTCGCCCTGGCCGGGCTGGCCGACGGGCCGCTCAGATTCATTCTGAACACCCACTGGCACGGCGATCATACCGGCGGCAATGCGACGTTTGGCCAGCAGGCGCCAGTCATCGCTCATACCAACGTCCGTAAGCGGCTCATGACCGAGCAGAACATAGGCGGCCGCGCGATCCCGGCCGCCCCCCAGGCTGCCTGGCCGGTTGTCACCTTTGACGAGTCGGTGTCGATTCATTTTAATGGCGAGGAGATCCGGGTCGTGCATTTTCCGCGCGGGCATACCGACGGGGACAGCGTGGTATTCTTCACCGGCTCAAACGTCGTCCATATGGGCGACCATTTTTTTGCCGGCAGCTTTCCGTTTGTCGATCTCGACAGCGGGGGCGATGTCGAGCAGTTCGCCGCCAACATTGCCACCGTGCTCGATCAGCTGGCCGATGACGTGCGTGTCATCCCCGGCCACGGACCCCTGTCGAGCAAGGACGAGCTGCGGGCCTACCACCGCATGCTGGTCGAGACGACCGACATTGTCCGCCAGCGGATTGCGGCCGAACAGAGCCTGGAGCAGATCACCCAGGCCGGCTTCCCGGACGAGTGGAAAGACTGGCAGGCGGGTATGATCAGCGCCGAGCGCTGGATTGCGATCATCCATCGCAGCCTGACACAGCAATGA